One Amphiprion ocellaris isolate individual 3 ecotype Okinawa chromosome 5, ASM2253959v1, whole genome shotgun sequence genomic region harbors:
- the ip6k1 gene encoding inositol hexakisphosphate kinase 1 isoform X2, whose amino-acid sequence MCLPHTNNMDSKLQGAGPGGGASLQPQGGGVPLEPFIHQVGGHSSMMRYDDHTVCKPLISREQRFYENLPPEMKEFTPEYKGVVLVCFEGDSDGYINLVAYPYVESNMGDGTEEHEERDPPEREQPRRKHSRRSLHRSSSSSEHKEGPDRREAQDTDTSENLGELKSPRLDPKVHSDVPFQMLDWNSGVTSEKISHNPWSLRCHKQQLSRMRSESKDRKLFKFLLLENVVHHFSYPCILDLKMGTRQHGDDASEEKAARQMKKCEQSTSATLGVRVCGMQVYQLSTGHYLCRNKYYGRGLSIEGFRQALYQYMHNGKGLRRDLFEPILYKLRSLKAVLERQASYRFYSSSLLIIYEGKELEGPSVLHSVQHAAWQQKTSMAPAELQCGPAPPRPDAPCQTDMSQNPDLGCLMAPPSPSPPTQAQPTKSDCHSFLPRPPSPHPHPDFPSPAPSLISFPSPPPPPPQQPPLVDVRMIDFAHSTFKGFRGDTAVHDGPDRGYVFGLESLVQILESLRDDNLP is encoded by the exons ATGTGCCTCCCTCACACCAACAATATGGACAGCAAGCTGCAAGGGGCGGGGCCAGGGGGAGGGGCTTCACTTCAACCACAAGGAGGAGGTGTTCCACTGGAGCCCTTCATACACCAG GTGGGGGGTCACAGCAGTATGATGCGTTATGATGACCACACAGTGTGTAAACCTCTGATCAGCAGAGAGCAACGCTTCTATGAGAACCTGCCTCCTGAGATGAAAGAGTTCACTCCAGAGTATAAAG GTGTGGTGCTGGTGTGCTTTGAAGGCGACTCTGACGGCTACATCAACCTGGTGGCTTACCCGTACGTGGAAAGCAACATGGGGGATGGCACAGAGGAGCATGAAGAGCGTGACCCCCCAGAGAGGGAGCAGCCGAGGAGGAAACACTCCCGCCGTAGCCTTCAtcgctcctcttcctcctccgaACATAAGGAGGGGCCTGACAGGAGGGAGGCACAGGACACCGACACCTCTGAGAA TCTTGGAGAGTTGAAGAGTCCGAGGCTCGACCCAAAGGTCCACTCAGACGTTCCCTTTCAGATGCTGGACTGGAACAGTGGTGTGACATCGGAGAAGATCAGCCACAATCCTTGGAGCCTCCGCTgtcacaaacagcagctcagccGCATGAGGTCCGAGTCCAAGGACCGCAAACTCTTCA AGTTCCTGTTGTTGGAGAACGTGGTTCACCACTTCTCGTACCCCTGTATCCTGGACCTGAAGATGGGCACCCGGCAACACGGAGACGACGCCTCCGAGGAGAAGGCGGCCAGGCAGATGAAGAAGTGTGAACAGAGCACTTCAGCGACGCTGGGAGTCAGAGTGTGTGGCATGCAG GTATACCAGCTCAGCACTGGTCACTACCTCTGCAGAAACAAGTACTACGGCCGCGGCCTGTCGATTGAAGGCTTCCGCCAGGCCCTGTACCAGTACATGCACAACGGAAAGGGCCTGAGGCGGGACCTCTTTGAGCCAATCCTGTACAAGCTTCGCAGCCTGAAGGCAGTGCTGGAAAGGCAGGCGTCTTACCGCTTCTACTCGTCCTCGCTGCTCATCATCTATGAGGGAAAG GAACTTGAGGGCCCTTCAGTCCTCCACTCTGTGCAGCATGCAGCCTGGCAGCAGAAGACCTCCATGGCCCCCGCAGAGCTCCAGTGTGGCCCCGCACCTCCACGCCCCGACGCTCCCTGTCAAACGGACATGAGCCAGAACCCGGACCTGGGCTGTCTGATGGCTCCGCCCTCCCCCTCGCCTCCCACACAAGCCCAGCCCACCAAGTCAGACTGCCACTCCTTCCTCCCTCGACCCCCCTCGCCTCACCCGCATCCAGACTTCCCCTCTCCAGCTCCCAGTTTGATCtccttcccctctcctccccctccaccgCCCCAACAACCCCCCCTTGTGGACGTTCGTATGATCGACTTCGCCCACTCCACCTTCAAAGGTTTCCGCGGCGACACGGCGGTGCATGACGGGCCGGACCGGGGCTACGTGTTTGGACTGGAGAGCCTGGTCCAGATCCTGGAGAGCCTGCGGGACGACAACCTGCCGTAg
- the ip6k1 gene encoding inositol hexakisphosphate kinase 1 isoform X1, giving the protein MRRPHFKMKWCPCLTDTLLLQPSPHLCPPTPCPNWVSVLPAVDWSTLIGGFARWFFGLAPPPPGAGVRSQQPVVPCAPPSPSLHTRAHDQGGGAVRPPGAMCLPHTNNMDSKLQGAGPGGGASLQPQGGGVPLEPFIHQVGGHSSMMRYDDHTVCKPLISREQRFYENLPPEMKEFTPEYKGVVLVCFEGDSDGYINLVAYPYVESNMGDGTEEHEERDPPEREQPRRKHSRRSLHRSSSSSEHKEGPDRREAQDTDTSENLGELKSPRLDPKVHSDVPFQMLDWNSGVTSEKISHNPWSLRCHKQQLSRMRSESKDRKLFKFLLLENVVHHFSYPCILDLKMGTRQHGDDASEEKAARQMKKCEQSTSATLGVRVCGMQVYQLSTGHYLCRNKYYGRGLSIEGFRQALYQYMHNGKGLRRDLFEPILYKLRSLKAVLERQASYRFYSSSLLIIYEGKELEGPSVLHSVQHAAWQQKTSMAPAELQCGPAPPRPDAPCQTDMSQNPDLGCLMAPPSPSPPTQAQPTKSDCHSFLPRPPSPHPHPDFPSPAPSLISFPSPPPPPPQQPPLVDVRMIDFAHSTFKGFRGDTAVHDGPDRGYVFGLESLVQILESLRDDNLP; this is encoded by the exons ATGAGAAGACCGcactttaaaat GAAGTGGTGCCCCTGCCTGACTGACACCCTGCTTCTCCAGCCGTCCCCCCACCTCTGCCCCCCCACCCCCTGTCCTAACTGGGTCTCTGTGCTGCCGGCGGTGGATTGGAGCACTCTGATTGGAGGCTTTGCGAGGTGGTTTTTCGGTCTGGCGCCGCCTCCCCCCGGGGCCGGTGTGCGCTCCCAGCAGCCCGTGGTGCCCTGCGCCCCCCCCTCCCCGTCACTGCACACCAGAGCCCATGACCAGG GAGGAGGCGCCGTGCGTCCGCCAGGAGCCATGTGCCTCCCTCACACCAACAATATGGACAGCAAGCTGCAAGGGGCGGGGCCAGGGGGAGGGGCTTCACTTCAACCACAAGGAGGAGGTGTTCCACTGGAGCCCTTCATACACCAG GTGGGGGGTCACAGCAGTATGATGCGTTATGATGACCACACAGTGTGTAAACCTCTGATCAGCAGAGAGCAACGCTTCTATGAGAACCTGCCTCCTGAGATGAAAGAGTTCACTCCAGAGTATAAAG GTGTGGTGCTGGTGTGCTTTGAAGGCGACTCTGACGGCTACATCAACCTGGTGGCTTACCCGTACGTGGAAAGCAACATGGGGGATGGCACAGAGGAGCATGAAGAGCGTGACCCCCCAGAGAGGGAGCAGCCGAGGAGGAAACACTCCCGCCGTAGCCTTCAtcgctcctcttcctcctccgaACATAAGGAGGGGCCTGACAGGAGGGAGGCACAGGACACCGACACCTCTGAGAA TCTTGGAGAGTTGAAGAGTCCGAGGCTCGACCCAAAGGTCCACTCAGACGTTCCCTTTCAGATGCTGGACTGGAACAGTGGTGTGACATCGGAGAAGATCAGCCACAATCCTTGGAGCCTCCGCTgtcacaaacagcagctcagccGCATGAGGTCCGAGTCCAAGGACCGCAAACTCTTCA AGTTCCTGTTGTTGGAGAACGTGGTTCACCACTTCTCGTACCCCTGTATCCTGGACCTGAAGATGGGCACCCGGCAACACGGAGACGACGCCTCCGAGGAGAAGGCGGCCAGGCAGATGAAGAAGTGTGAACAGAGCACTTCAGCGACGCTGGGAGTCAGAGTGTGTGGCATGCAG GTATACCAGCTCAGCACTGGTCACTACCTCTGCAGAAACAAGTACTACGGCCGCGGCCTGTCGATTGAAGGCTTCCGCCAGGCCCTGTACCAGTACATGCACAACGGAAAGGGCCTGAGGCGGGACCTCTTTGAGCCAATCCTGTACAAGCTTCGCAGCCTGAAGGCAGTGCTGGAAAGGCAGGCGTCTTACCGCTTCTACTCGTCCTCGCTGCTCATCATCTATGAGGGAAAG GAACTTGAGGGCCCTTCAGTCCTCCACTCTGTGCAGCATGCAGCCTGGCAGCAGAAGACCTCCATGGCCCCCGCAGAGCTCCAGTGTGGCCCCGCACCTCCACGCCCCGACGCTCCCTGTCAAACGGACATGAGCCAGAACCCGGACCTGGGCTGTCTGATGGCTCCGCCCTCCCCCTCGCCTCCCACACAAGCCCAGCCCACCAAGTCAGACTGCCACTCCTTCCTCCCTCGACCCCCCTCGCCTCACCCGCATCCAGACTTCCCCTCTCCAGCTCCCAGTTTGATCtccttcccctctcctccccctccaccgCCCCAACAACCCCCCCTTGTGGACGTTCGTATGATCGACTTCGCCCACTCCACCTTCAAAGGTTTCCGCGGCGACACGGCGGTGCATGACGGGCCGGACCGGGGCTACGTGTTTGGACTGGAGAGCCTGGTCCAGATCCTGGAGAGCCTGCGGGACGACAACCTGCCGTAg